GGAGAGGCTACGCCAACAAACGGGGGGAGTGATGATAAAGTCCCCCTTTTGAAGGGGGATTTAGGGGGATCACAACCCGAATATCCCAACGACCATATCGATCTAGACGCGATCAAAGCTGATCACCATAATCTCCTCTGGCGCAACGCCGAAGCGGCTCTGCTAGATCTAGGTGATGGCGTAGCGCTGTATGAATTCCGCTCTAAGGGAAATACCCTCAGCATGAAAGTGCTGGAGGGACTAGACGAAGTGATGACCTTAGTCGAGCGGGGGGAATTCCGGGGTTTAGTCATTGGTAATGGTCGTGATCACTTCTGCGGTGGGGCCAATCTGATGGAAATGGCCGCCATGGCCCAAGCGGATATGGCAAGATTCGGCAATGTCTCCGCCACAGAATTAGTCGAACAATCGGCGATCAGTGGGCTAATTGAAAAATTCCAAGGCTTACTCAACCGGATTTATTACTCGCCCTATCCGGTCGTGGCAGCGGTGCAAGGTCGCTCGCTGGGGGGTGGGGCCGAACTTGTCCTGGCTTGCCCGAAGATTGTGGCGGCAGCCGAAAGCTACATTGGCCTGGTTGAAGTCAGTGTGGGGTTGATTCCGGGCGCTGGGGGGATTATGCGCATGGTTAGCCGTGCGACCCACCGAGCCGCGACTGAAACACCGGCCCATATCTTACCGTTCCTGAAAACTGTGTTTGAGACGATCGCCACTGCGAAAGTTTCCAGCAGCGCCTTGGAAGCGCAGGAACTGGGTTTTCTGCCGGACGATGCCGTAATCATCATGGATGGTGATCGCCGCCTTGATGTGGCGAAAGCGGAAGTGCTACGGCTGGACCAAATCGGCTACGTGCCACCCGCCGCACACAACACGTTTATGGTGCTGGGTAAACCGGGCCGCGCCATGTTTGACTATGCCGCCTATGTGTTTGAGCAGGGGGGATTTGCGACGGCTTATGATCGCTTCCTTGCCGGTAAGTTGGCCTATGTGATGACGGGTGGCGACCTCACGGCACCGACGATCGTTCCCGAAAGCTATCTGCTGGATCTCGAAAAGCAGACCTTTGTGCCATTGCTCCAGCAGCCGAAGACCCAGGCCCGCATTGAATCGATGCTAACTCGGAAAAAGCCACTGCGGAATTAGCGGGCGATAAATTACACCAACCGCGATCGCGATTCATTAATTCCGCGCCTTCATTGCGCCACGACAGGAGACCACATTATGACTATGCAAACCGCCTACATTATCAGCACTGTCCGCACCCCGATTGGCAAAGCGCCACGGGGGACACTGCGCCAGATGCGACCCGATGACCTCGGCGCGATCGCCGTCAAAGGGGCGATTGATCGGGTGCCGAACCTTGATCCGGCGATAATTGATGATTTGATCATCGGCTGTGCCATCCCGGAAGCGGAGCAAGGCTTTAATCTGGGGCGGGTGATTGGCCAACGCGCGGGTTTACCCAGCTCCGTGGCGGGTATGACCGTCAATCGCTTTTGTTCTTCGGGCTTACAAACTATCGCCATGGCAACCCAAGCGATCGTCACCGGCCAAGCCGAGATGATCATCGCGGGGGGAGCCGAATCGATGAGCCTGATCCCGATGGGTGGTCATCTAATTGCGCCGAACCCTGAACTGCTCGCTGAGGCTCCGCAAGCCTATTGCACAATGGGCTTGACGGCTGAGAATGTGGCAGCGGCGTATCATATTTCCCGTGAAGATCAAGATGCCTTTGCCCTACGATCGCATCAGCGGGCGCTCACCGCGATCCAGGCGGGTCGGTTTGAGTCAGAGATTGTGCCAGTCCCGATTCAATCGACTAACTATGTCGATGGTGCCTTAGAAACGCACCAACAACTTTTCCAACAGGACGAAGGGCCGCGCCCTGATACCAGCCTCGAAGCCCTAGCCAAATTACCAGCGGTGTTCCGCATTGGAGGGAGTGTCACGGCGGGCAATTCCTCTCAAATGTCCGATGGCGCAGCCGCAACGATCGTCGTCAGTGAAGCGATGCTCAATCAACTCGGGGTGGCACCGATGGGCCGTTTAATCGGCTTTGCGGTGGCGGGTGTGCCCCCGGAAATTATGGGCATTGGGCCAGCGGCGGCAGTGCCGAAGGTGCTGGCTCAGGTGGGGTTGACGCTGCATGATATTGGCTTAATCGAATTGAATGAAGCCTTTGCCTCGCAGTCTTTAGCAGTGATTCGGAAGCTCGGACTCGACGAAGATATTGTGAATGTGAATGGCGGGGCGATCGCCCTGGGGCATCCGCTCGGCTGTACAGGCGCAAGGATGACGGCGACGTTGCTCGCCGAAATGCAGCGGCGGGGCATTCGCTATGGGCTAATTACGATGTGCGTCGGCGGTGGCATGGGTGCGGCCGGGGTGATTGAGAACTTAATGGTCTGAGGTTGATGGTGTGAGGTTGGGGCAATTTGGCGTGAAGCGATCGGAGGTGTGGTTATGATTTCCCATTTTTTGGGGTTATTTGTTGTTGCAATATTGGGATTGCTGATTCTGATGTTTAATCCGTTGGCACTGCGGCGGATGCTTGTGACAACGCCAATTATGCAAGTGATGCAGGCAATGCAGATATTGCCGCAGATTTCGGCGACGGAGCAGGCAGCGATCGAAGCTGGTTCGGTGTGGGTCGAGCGCGAATTCTTTGGGGGAAATCCGGATTATGGGTGGATTCAGCAGCAGCCCTATCCGACAGTCACACCTGAGTTGCAAGCACTGTTGGATGGACCGATCGAGCACATCTGTCGTATGGCGACGGACTGGGAAATCTATCAGCAACAGGATTTACCCGCAGCCGTCTGGGATCAGCTGAAGTCATCGGGCTTACTCGGCATGATGATTCCAACGGAATATGGGGGATTGGGACTGTCGAATTTTGAGTACAGTACGATCATGGCCAAGTTGGCCTCACGTTCCTTTATCTACACCGCCACGGTTGGTGTGACGAATTCCCTCGGCCCGGCCAAGCTGTTGCTGCACTATGGTACAGCGGCGCAAAAAGCCCATTATTTGCCTCAGCTGGCACGGGGGGAAATCATTCCCTGCTTTGCGCTGACGGAGCCATCTGCCGGTTCTGATGCGGCGAGTATTGCGGCTCAGGGGCATGTTTTCCGAGGCGCGGACGATCAACTCTATATCCGGCTGAATTTTAGTAAGCGCTACATTACCTTGGGGACGATCGCCAATCTGATTGGGTTAGCCTTTAAGCTCTACGATCCGGAATATCTGCTGGGCCAAACCGAAGATTTGGGGATTACCTGTGCGCTGGTGCCGACTGACTTGCCGGGTGTGAGCATTACCCAACGTCACGATCCGATGGGGGTGCCGTTCTACAACTCCCCGATCGTTGGTCAGGATGTCGTGATTCGGGCGGACAATATCATTGGGGGCATCGAGCAAGCCGGTCAGGGGTGGCCCATGCTGATGCAGGCATTAGCCGCCGGGCGCGGTATTAGCTTCCCTGCTAGCTGTACGGGCGTAGCGAAATTTGCAGCCCGTGTGGTGGGGGACTATACGGCAGTGCGCCGCCAGTTTGGCCTCGCGATCGGCAAATTTGAGGGGGTGGAGGAACCACTGGCCCGGATTGGTGGTTTGACCTATCTGCTCGAAGCGGCGCGTACCTACACCTGTAGTGCTGTGGACCAAGGTGAGAAACCGGCAGTGGTAGCGGCGATCGCCAAGTACCAATTCACCGAATTAACGCGCCAAATTGTGATGGATGGCATGGATGTATTGGGTGGTGCAGGCATTTGCCGGGGACCCCGCAACCTACTGTCTAATCTCTACACCGCAATGCCGATTCCAATTACGGTCGAAGGGTCGAATATCATCACGCGCACGATGATGATTTTCGGCCAAGGCGTGATGCGGGCGCATCCCTATCTCTACGATGAGGTGATGGCGTTGCAAAATCACGATGCTGTGGCCTTCGATCGTCTACTGTGGCAGCATATCCGGTTTATCTTGAGCAATCGTTTGCGGATGGTCCGTTTGGGCTTAACGCGGGGCTACGGGAGCAAGGCCCCGGAGCATGATGCCACGCGGCGCTACTACCAAAAACTCACCTGGGCTTCGAGCAACTTTGCCTGTCTGACGGATCTGGTGCTGCTCCGCTTTGGGGGTGGCTTGAAGCGGCAGGAAAAAATTACGGGTCGCTTAGCGGATGTCGTTTCTTGGCTGTATTTAGGCACGGCGACATTGCGACGATTTGAAGCCGAAGGTCGGAATCCCGATGATTTACCGTTTGTCCATTGGGCCTTGCAATACAGCTTAAGTCAGGTGCAACAGGCATTTGAAGGCACATTAGCGAATCTACCACTGCCAGCGATGCTGCGGCTGCCCGTGCTGTGGATCTGGCGGATGAACCCGATCGCCCAGATGCCGAGTGATCACCTCGGTGGCATGATTGCCAAGCAACTGCAAACACCAGGGGCGATGCGCGATCGGCTGACGGCGAATATGCATATTCCGGCTGAGCCAGAAGAAGCCTTGGGGCGTTTGGAAAATGCCTTCCAGTTAAGCCATCAAGCGGCACCGCTACTGAAAAAGATCAAACTGGCAATGCGCGCGGGCCAACTGCCCAAGGAACGACCCGAACGCATGGCACATACTGCATTAGAACATGATGTGATTACTCGGGATGAGTTTGAGTTGATTCAAATGGCCCAGGAAGCCAGAACTGATGCTGTGCAGGTTGATGCCTTCTTCCTGCCGGAATACTTAGAAGTAGACGATCTACCCAGCGACGTGGCTGACGTATTGGCATAATCCACTGCGATCTGATAGAGCGATTGCTAAGGTGCGGTTGCCCAGAAGTGTTGCTCCAGACGCCGCAAAACAAGATTGAACTGTGACTCCATGCCCCGACTTTTTAGTCGTGGGCTTTTTTCTGGCACGGGCTTTTCTGGTACAGGCTTTTTTGCCATATGCAATAAATCAATTCTGCTTGTCATACTCCAATTGCCCATACTCCAGCTTGATCACCCGATCGGCCACATGGAAGTAATGATCATCGTGACTAATCACAAACACGGTCTTACCGCGCGATCGTAAATCCGGCAGAAACTCGGTATAAAACAACCGACGAAACGTCGGATCTTGATCAGCCGCCCACTCATCAAACAAATACATAGGCCGATCTTCTAGCCAAGCCGTAAGCAGCGCCAAACGCTTACGTTGTCCGGTTGATAAATCTGTGGTGGAAAATCGATCGCCCTCTAGACTCACCTTGTGATCAATTTTCAACTCTTTGAGGTGACTTTGGATTCTCGACTCTAAAGTCTCTGTATCTAATCCCAGCAATCGATCAAACAAAAAGAACTCCGCAAAAATCGCCGTGAAATATTGCCGATACGATTCACGAGTTGTGTCTTCAATCACTTCACCATCGAGCAAAATCTTGCCATTCTCTGGTGGATAGAGCCCCGTCAAAATCTTGGCCAGCGTTGACTTGCCACTCCCATTCCCCCCAACAATAAATACCAACTCCCCCGGCTGAAAGTCTAACGAAATCGGCCCCAAGGTAAATAAGCTGTCATCCCGCTCTCCCGGATAACTGTGATGCACATGCTGAAGCTGCAATGAGTCCCAACGCGGATTGATTGCAGTCGGTGGCTGAAGTTGCTCAGCGCGATCGCTCAGCGACAAATTCAATGACTCCATTTTTTCTAATGAAACACTGGCCTGAGTCAACGTTGGCAGCCGGGCGATTAGACTTTCTAAGGGCTTTGAAACAAATAGAAACGTCAGCAGGTAACCCGATAATGTCGAACGCTCAATATTCAAGAAATTTGGTAGGACAAACAACAACATGCCGAATGAAAAGAAAAATGCAAACTTACCAAAATTATCAATCAAGACAAACCAACTCAGTCCGGCTGTTTGATGCTGCTTAAACTTTGCCGACGTCCCCTGCAAATCCTCATTGAGAAACGCCTGCCGCCGTGGGTAATTCAGCTTTAGCTCCTTAATCCCATCCGTAATGGCCCGAAAATGCCGGAATAAAACATCCTGCTGTGCTCGCCCCTGCTTCAGTTCCGCCTTCGCTAACCGCAGAATCTTTTTATACACACCCAGAAACAGCAAAATCAGCGTCACCACAAACAGCAACACCTGCCAGGACAGCCACAGAATATAGCCCAGTCCCCCCAGCACCATGGCAAAATCAATACAGATAAATGGCAATACCCACACTGCCGTTGCCAAGGCTTGGACATCATCCGTCAGTGCTGCCATAATTTTGGCTGAACCCGTTCGATCGAGGTGGGCTAACTCCGATGCCAAAATGCTGCGTCCCAGTTGCATCCGCAGATTAAAGATCGCCTGCTGGGCCAACCGAATCAACGATAACTGCGACGAAATCCCCGCCACCAAAGCTAACAATGCTAAACCCACAAAACCGCCAATTACACCGGCACTCTGAGCCGCTCCCCACTGGCGCAGAATGTAGTTCATCATTGCCACGACACCGGCACTGCTCAAACCACTAATCAATCCAGACAACATAGCCAGAGCCATCATCTGCCAAGAAGATTGCAACAAAAAGCGAATTAGACCCATGGGGGAAGACCACTGTGGATAAAGCATCAAACAAATCACGCTGAAAATCGCGCCAAGTTGCTGCGTCTTCAAGCGATTTGCCCTCAAAATACGGTAGCGTAAATATGGTGCGATCGGTGGTGAGACAGGATGACAGTTTCAGCAAACCAAAACTTACAACAAAACTCATCGCGCAATCTGCCGAGTTTCTCGATCGTCGTCGAAACCGAAAACCTGGCAACGGCTGACTTACAAGGCTTACTGGATGCGATCGACTGCCTCGAACACCAAGATCCGCCCCCCAGCCAAGCCAACGAAATTCTGCTGATCGACAGCGGGGATATTCCCCCCCCGGTCAAACAATCACTCCAAACGCAATATCCCTGGTTGACAATTCATCAAGCCCCACCGGGCATTACCTACTACGGCGCAAAAATGCTCGGTGCGGAAATTGCGACGGGGGATATCCTGGTTTATTACGATTCTGACTGTATCTACGAGCCAACCTGGTTACGCACAATTTTGCAGTCCTTTGCCAACCCAGAGATTTGCATTGTCGCGGGGGAAACCCGCACCCGAGGGATCGGGCTATATGGTACGGCGATGGCGTTAGCCTATATTTTCCCCCAATATTCCGGCCAAACCCAGCTCCAAACTGGCTCGCAGTATTACCTGAATAACGTCGCTTTCCGGCGGGAGTTTCTCCTAGAAAATCCAATTCCCACGGAGTTGCCATTGTACCGAGGCAACTGCGTCATTCACGCCAAGCAACTGACCTGCGACGGCATCACAATCTGGCGACAGCCGCAGGCCCGGGCCACCCATGCCCCACCCAACGGCTGGACGCATTTCTATTGGCGCTTTTTGCTGATTGGCTATGATTATTATTGGCAGAAGCGAGTGCTGAAAGAGTTGTCACTGGATGTCCAAAGCATCGGCCAAGAAGCTAAAGACCCTACAGAATCAGGGATTTCGGGCAAGTTGAAAGTGTTAGACGATCGAGTCGGCAAACTTATCCGCAGTAATCCCTTGCATCTTTTATTTATGCCATTTTCGATTCCCGTAATATTTGTTTCGACAATGCTGATTTTAATCGGCTATCGCATTACCAAGCGACATCCGCACCGTTTGCTAAAGCGATTTGAAAGTTTAGAACAGTCATTTTAACTGCGTTGACTTGTTTTAACTGCGTTGACTTCAGTTATATCGTTGATTTAAGTTATATCCATCACTCGGTAATAATGCCGTCGCCTTGAATGCGTAGCTTACGTCCGCGCCAAAAAATCGTCCGGCCATAACCGCCGATCGCCCAAATCACAAAACTCAGCAGATCGCGCAAGGGCAGTAGCCAAAACCATCGCGATAGCCTGGGTGCGTCCATCATCATCGTGGCATTCTGCGCTTGCAAATAGCGGACTAAAAAGGTGATCACGGTTAACCCGATCGCCCACGATGCAAACCCCGTCAACAGTAGCAAGGGCATACAAAACACCGTCCCAAAGCAAAAGATCTGCGTGTAGTAAATCGGTCCCTTATTAAACCGAATCGTGCGTGACCAGCGCAGCTCCCGCTCAAACACATCGGCGATCGATTCCTTGCCGGTATCCGACTCCAACACATAGCGCGACAACTCCACCCGATAACCCGCCGCATCAATCCGTTTACCCAAGTTGTAATCCGACCCAATCCGATTGAACACCAGATTCCCTGCCTGCTTCAGGGCAGTCTGGGTCACAGCCATGGTCACGCCGATTCCGAGCTTCACCCCGCCATCCAGTTGCCGCGCAATCAATACACTCGGTACAAAATCACAGCACCGCGCCAGCGAGGCCAAGGCCGAGCCAAAATAGCGGGGATTGCGGGCAATATAGCTGCAAGTCACCATCCCCACACCCGGCTGCTGCAACGGTGCCGTCACCCGCCGGATATAATCGGGCTCAACATAGATGTCACTGTCCGTAAAGATTACCCACTCGGTTTGTATCTGTTCGAGTAGGTAGCTGACATTGCTATCTTTGTGATTTGGCCCTCGGGGTGGTAGGTCAGTGGTCAAACTGGCGCGATCGGGATATTTCTCGACGATTTGTTCGAGGATGGGCACTGCTGGATCCGCTGGATCTAATACGCCGAAATAAACGCGATAATTTTCGTAATCTTGCTCACATAGCGATGACCAATTTTCCCAGGCCCCTGCATCAATGCCTCGGACGGGAACTAGTATGGCAACAGGCGCTTCAGAGTGACTCGGGACCGTCTCGCGCGTCCGGAAAAACTGCCAGGTGAAGATGGCCCCCGCCGTATAAAAAACGATCGCGCCAAGTATCAGGATCACGCATAAGATCGTGAGTACTATTATTGTATTCGCGGCCAACCCACCTGTCATACTGCCCTCGTTACGCCATCCACGTGATGCCCCCGGAGCGCTGCGGCGCAACCAGTTAACTTAAATTTCAACCCGCAATCCAACTCAATCTCCGCCCTCAATCAAAATCTCGCCCTCAATCCAAGCCTATGGTTGAACTACAAGCCACTACTCCACCGCCCCGGCAACCTACCTTACCGCAACTGCGGACTTGCTTTGATCTGTGTCAGCGGTTA
The window above is part of the Romeriopsis navalis LEGE 11480 genome. Proteins encoded here:
- a CDS encoding thiolase family protein, producing MTMQTAYIISTVRTPIGKAPRGTLRQMRPDDLGAIAVKGAIDRVPNLDPAIIDDLIIGCAIPEAEQGFNLGRVIGQRAGLPSSVAGMTVNRFCSSGLQTIAMATQAIVTGQAEMIIAGGAESMSLIPMGGHLIAPNPELLAEAPQAYCTMGLTAENVAAAYHISREDQDAFALRSHQRALTAIQAGRFESEIVPVPIQSTNYVDGALETHQQLFQQDEGPRPDTSLEALAKLPAVFRIGGSVTAGNSSQMSDGAAATIVVSEAMLNQLGVAPMGRLIGFAVAGVPPEIMGIGPAAAVPKVLAQVGLTLHDIGLIELNEAFASQSLAVIRKLGLDEDIVNVNGGAIALGHPLGCTGARMTATLLAEMQRRGIRYGLITMCVGGGMGAAGVIENLMV
- a CDS encoding acyl-CoA dehydrogenase, giving the protein MISHFLGLFVVAILGLLILMFNPLALRRMLVTTPIMQVMQAMQILPQISATEQAAIEAGSVWVEREFFGGNPDYGWIQQQPYPTVTPELQALLDGPIEHICRMATDWEIYQQQDLPAAVWDQLKSSGLLGMMIPTEYGGLGLSNFEYSTIMAKLASRSFIYTATVGVTNSLGPAKLLLHYGTAAQKAHYLPQLARGEIIPCFALTEPSAGSDAASIAAQGHVFRGADDQLYIRLNFSKRYITLGTIANLIGLAFKLYDPEYLLGQTEDLGITCALVPTDLPGVSITQRHDPMGVPFYNSPIVGQDVVIRADNIIGGIEQAGQGWPMLMQALAAGRGISFPASCTGVAKFAARVVGDYTAVRRQFGLAIGKFEGVEEPLARIGGLTYLLEAARTYTCSAVDQGEKPAVVAAIAKYQFTELTRQIVMDGMDVLGGAGICRGPRNLLSNLYTAMPIPITVEGSNIITRTMMIFGQGVMRAHPYLYDEVMALQNHDAVAFDRLLWQHIRFILSNRLRMVRLGLTRGYGSKAPEHDATRRYYQKLTWASSNFACLTDLVLLRFGGGLKRQEKITGRLADVVSWLYLGTATLRRFEAEGRNPDDLPFVHWALQYSLSQVQQAFEGTLANLPLPAMLRLPVLWIWRMNPIAQMPSDHLGGMIAKQLQTPGAMRDRLTANMHIPAEPEEALGRLENAFQLSHQAAPLLKKIKLAMRAGQLPKERPERMAHTALEHDVITRDEFELIQMAQEARTDAVQVDAFFLPEYLEVDDLPSDVADVLA
- a CDS encoding cyclic peptide export ABC transporter, with protein sequence MGLIRFLLQSSWQMMALAMLSGLISGLSSAGVVAMMNYILRQWGAAQSAGVIGGFVGLALLALVAGISSQLSLIRLAQQAIFNLRMQLGRSILASELAHLDRTGSAKIMAALTDDVQALATAVWVLPFICIDFAMVLGGLGYILWLSWQVLLFVVTLILLFLGVYKKILRLAKAELKQGRAQQDVLFRHFRAITDGIKELKLNYPRRQAFLNEDLQGTSAKFKQHQTAGLSWFVLIDNFGKFAFFFSFGMLLFVLPNFLNIERSTLSGYLLTFLFVSKPLESLIARLPTLTQASVSLEKMESLNLSLSDRAEQLQPPTAINPRWDSLQLQHVHHSYPGERDDSLFTLGPISLDFQPGELVFIVGGNGSGKSTLAKILTGLYPPENGKILLDGEVIEDTTRESYRQYFTAIFAEFFLFDRLLGLDTETLESRIQSHLKELKIDHKVSLEGDRFSTTDLSTGQRKRLALLTAWLEDRPMYLFDEWAADQDPTFRRLFYTEFLPDLRSRGKTVFVISHDDHYFHVADRVIKLEYGQLEYDKQN
- a CDS encoding glycosyltransferase; translation: MTVSANQNLQQNSSRNLPSFSIVVETENLATADLQGLLDAIDCLEHQDPPPSQANEILLIDSGDIPPPVKQSLQTQYPWLTIHQAPPGITYYGAKMLGAEIATGDILVYYDSDCIYEPTWLRTILQSFANPEICIVAGETRTRGIGLYGTAMALAYIFPQYSGQTQLQTGSQYYLNNVAFRREFLLENPIPTELPLYRGNCVIHAKQLTCDGITIWRQPQARATHAPPNGWTHFYWRFLLIGYDYYWQKRVLKELSLDVQSIGQEAKDPTESGISGKLKVLDDRVGKLIRSNPLHLLFMPFSIPVIFVSTMLILIGYRITKRHPHRLLKRFESLEQSF
- a CDS encoding glycosyltransferase produces the protein MILILGAIVFYTAGAIFTWQFFRTRETVPSHSEAPVAILVPVRGIDAGAWENWSSLCEQDYENYRVYFGVLDPADPAVPILEQIVEKYPDRASLTTDLPPRGPNHKDSNVSYLLEQIQTEWVIFTDSDIYVEPDYIRRVTAPLQQPGVGMVTCSYIARNPRYFGSALASLARCCDFVPSVLIARQLDGGVKLGIGVTMAVTQTALKQAGNLVFNRIGSDYNLGKRIDAAGYRVELSRYVLESDTGKESIADVFERELRWSRTIRFNKGPIYYTQIFCFGTVFCMPLLLLTGFASWAIGLTVITFLVRYLQAQNATMMMDAPRLSRWFWLLPLRDLLSFVIWAIGGYGRTIFWRGRKLRIQGDGIITE